The genomic DNA CGAATCCGGCAGTTGTTCTCATGCTATCTTTTATCACATTCACATTTGTACCGTCAAACCCGGCACCGGCGTCATAAAAGATCACACCTTTCAAGCCTGCAGGTTTATAGATGGGGAAGATCCATTCAAGGTTGAAATATAGCTGGTTTTCTGCCCCAAGGACCTGATCATTTTCATCCTTTGGACCGGCTTCACCGAATCTGAACCCTCTGACTGAATTTAAACCACCGACATAGAATTTTTCATAAAGCGGCAGGTCCCGGTTTCCGTAAGGTCTTATCATACCACCGGTGCCGCGTACAAAGAATGAGCTGTCCCAGAACCCCGCGGGGATATACTGACCGTAAAACCCCGTAATCCTGTAAAAATAGTTATTCCCACCAAAGGGACCACCTGCCAGCTCAACAGTAACGTCTGAGTTGACCCCTTTCGTCGGGTTCAGTATATCGTCAATAGTGTTCTTTGTGAGCGACAGGGCGACGCTGCTCGTTGTCTTGGTGCCGGCCTGTTCCTTGATATCCCAGGTGGCCTCATCATCGATGTTGTAAATGTCTGTGGTTTCATAGCGATATTTCGTGCCGAGCTTCAAATCATCGGTTAAGGGCCGCGTCAGCGCAATGCTCCCGCCCTGTTTCTGGTAATCGTATGTATCCAGTATCCTGGTGAAATTGAACACGCTGAACCCTGCATTCAGATTCAGGTCAAAGATATAAGGCTCTATGAAGGTAAGCCGGTATTCCTGAGTAAAGCCGCTTATCGAGGCGTCAAGATATATCTTCCTTCCGGTTCCCATAAAATTTTCCTGGGATACGTTACCCGTTAATATAACCTTGTCGGACGTACTGTATCCTACACCGACGCTTAAGGAACCTGTGGCTTTTTCCTCCACCGACAGATCCACGTTGACCTTGTCAGGTTCCTCTGTCCTGACAAGCTTCAAGTCAGTTTCTTTAAAGAATGTAGTGTTTTTTAATTTCTTTTTACTGGCTTTCAAAGCGGTTGCTGAAAACCGGTCGCCTTCTGCAAAGTTTAATTCCCTCCGCACAACCTTATCCCTTGTCTTGGTGTTGCCCAGAATATTGATCCTGTTGAAGTATATCTCCTTTCCTTTTGTGATGTTAAAGGTCAGGTTCACCTTCCTTGCGTCGTCATCCATAAGGGTCAACGGTGCAATATCACAGAATGCGTAACCCTTGTCCTGGTATAGATCGGTGAGCCTTAGAATGTCTTCCTGGTAGGCTGTAGAGCTGAAGGTCCTGCCTGTTTTG from Syntrophorhabdaceae bacterium includes the following:
- the bamA gene encoding outer membrane protein assembly factor BamA; its protein translation is MKILATILLSLWILAFSVPLLANDAERIAKIDVTGNERIDTAFIMNSIKTKEREPYNLDKIREDMKNIYKTGFFSDVQINVQDTDAGKAITFVVIERPPIKAIYLTGNKKIKTSDITEKLKIKTNTVLNIERIKESMDEIKKLYSGKGYYATRISYDIEYGEGYDATVNFTIDEPAQAYVKKISFTGNKTFKGSKLKDYMRTREKGILSWFTGSGILDDEALEDDRKNLEAFYHDNGYLRVKVGIPDIKISQDGKTISISMPIEEGNVYTIGTVNFAGDVIFDTAELYKNLRSKTGRTFSSTAYQEDILRLTDLYQDKGYAFCDIAPLTLMDDDARKVNLTFNITKGKEIYFNRINILGNTKTRDKVVRRELNFAEGDRFSATALKASKKKLKNTTFFKETDLKLVRTEEPDKVNVDLSVEEKATGSLSVGVGYSTSDKVILTGNVSQENFMGTGRKIYLDASISGFTQEYRLTFIEPYIFDLNLNAGFSVFNFTRILDTYDYQKQGGSIALTRPLTDDLKLGTKYRYETTDIYNIDDEATWDIKEQAGTKTTSSVALSLTKNTIDDILNPTKGVNSDVTVELAGGPFGGNNYFYRITGFYGQYIPAGFWDSSFFVRGTGGMIRPYGNRDLPLYEKFYVGGLNSVRGFRFGEAGPKDENDQVLGAENQLYFNLEWIFPIYKPAGLKGVIFYDAGAGFDGTNVNVIKDSMRTTAGF